Part of the Hirundo rustica isolate bHirRus1 chromosome 3, bHirRus1.pri.v3, whole genome shotgun sequence genome, ATtgccctttctgtaaaaaactttttcctaatatccaacctatatttcctttggtgcagcttaagaccATTTCCTCTCGTTCTTGTcagttgttgcctgaagaaagagaccagcTTCCACCTGACTACAATCAcctttcaggaagctgtagagagtgataaggtcacctctgagttccttttctccaggctaaacaaccccagctccctcagttgttcctcacagggtttgtgctccaagcccctcaccagcctcgttgcctcctctggacacgttctagcatctcaacgtccttcctaaactgaggtgcccagaactggacacagcactcgaggtgtggcctcaccagtcCCAAGTGCAGgtgaagaatgacctccctgctcctgctggccgcaccattcctgatccaggccaggatatcactggccctcttggccacctgggcacactgctggctcacgttcagctgctgtcaccagcacccccaggtccctttcctcctgggcactgtccagccacaccttccccaacctataacgctgcaggggatcattgtggccaaagtgcaggactcggcactcGGACTTATTAAAGTTTTTGACTGTGGTACATCTAGAAATAAACACCGCTCTGCACACTCTCAGCTATCCCCCGTGCTCCACCCTTGGCCGGCACCCCTCACTTCCCCTTCCCACACGCAAACAAGGAATCGCTGCGCAGCACGGCACTCCCCCCTCAtggcggccgcgccgcccgcccctcAGCGCGCACGCGCAGTcaccgccccgccccgcgcctcCCGGGGCGCGGCGCCTGCCGGGATctccgccccgcccccgcgggACGCGCCGCCGTGAGggggcggcccggccccggcggagCCCCCGGCGGAGCCTCCCGCCCCCCGAGCTGCGAGGTGAGGTCGGAGCCCGGCTGCCCGCGGCGCCATGGACAGcttcctggaggaggaggatgaggaggcggcggggaagagaaagaggagaaggagcccCGCCGCTCAGGCGGTCTTGCAGCCGcccctgcaccttcccttcctgtcGCCGCAGCCGGGTAAGGCGGAGCGTTGGTGCGTTCTGGGTGAACCCTTTGGTGCTGCCGTGCGAATGGTGGCACGGAGTTTCGGCTTCCATCCGCCAAATCGTCCGCTAGCGCCGGGAAATAGGTTGGAAATGCCGTCGTTATGTTGTGAATCGGCGGTGTGCCCTTGCGGGCTGGAGGGCCCATGGTATCATagggaagagcattgccagcaggtcgagggaggtgatcctgcccctctactcagccctggtgaggcacgtctggagtgctgtgtccagttctggctcCTCAGAACAGGAGAGACATGGCACCCCGGTAGAGAGTCCAGTGGAGAGATGATTCGGGGTCTGGAACATCTCttatgaggagagactgagggagctgggcctctttagagaagactgagaggggattTTATTAATGCATACAAATATCTCAAAGGCAGGTGCCGAGGGGATGATGCCAgacttttcagtggtgcccagcaacTGGACATGGTGCAGTGGCCATAACTAAAGCACAAGAGGTTTCACCTCAGCATGAGGGAGATCTTTACATTGAGcatggcagagcactggaacaagcAGCCCAGGGAgtttgtggagtctccctctctggagacttTCAAATCCCACCTGGATgcattcctgtgtcacctgctccaggtgaccctgccttggcagggggttggactggatgatccctgaggtcccttccagtcctaATGGTTCTGTGATTACTTGGCTTAGGCATTGTTTGAGTTATTCCTTTGCCTACAGCATCCAGGTAGGAGGTGTCTTGGTGAGCTCCTCATGTGCCTTCAGGTGGCTTTTTATGGATGAGCATCGTTGTAGGGTTATACAGCTGTGAGCTTTAAACAGACATCATGGGAATGAAGTTCCAGTTTTGTGCTGGTTTCAGTATAAATTGAACTACTATTGATATAAAAAGGCCAAGTGGCCTCTTTGCAGCCTTGTACTCAAATGAGAATAATTCTCTATGTTTATCTTTGTGGGAATTGCTTTGCCTTTGGCACTGGAATGGTTTGTTTGTGTGCACACAAATCTGCAGCACTGTGGGTTCACAAACTTAGGTGATGATTAAGAAGTGACAAGTGTAGTCCCCAAAATATGACAACGTGTACTGTGAAGTTACCAAAGCACCGTGGCTCCCTGATTCTGGTAAGGCAGTAGTGTGACATAATTGGCTATTCACTGCTTCAAATTAATGGAAATTTCAAGCACAGCTGTGTGCTCCTTAAGGAAAATGTCATTTCATATCacattcccagcttttcccatAGTCTCGGTTCCCTGTGGACTACCAGGTGTGTTTGTCTTCAAAACCACAGAGCTTAAGTTGACTCTGCAGTGTCCACACAAGAAGGATGCTGAAATGGAGAACGAGTGGATACCTGAATAAGGGCTGTGACAGCTGTGGGCTcagtggatttttgtttgttttttgtttgtttagtatCTTCCAATGAACACAAGTTAAGCTTCAAGAAGAGCAAGGAAGCTTGTTTAAGTTACATTCAGGATGCCTTGCTCCAAAGGCAGTGGAAGAGGGCTGCAGAATTCCTGACCTGCTATATTGAGTCACTAGAAAAGGACTATTCCAGAGAACACGTTGGGCCATCAGAGGTAAGCCCATGTTCCTTGTCTGGGTTcttttgcagctgaaaaaataCTTGCAAAGCAGCATCTGTATACTTCAGTACCAACATCTGTCTTAATTAGCCAATCAcagtattgatttttattttaaatagatcCTTGacacaacagaagaaaacttgGCTTGGTGTAAATTCACTCCATCAGCAGTGTATCTATGAAAAGTCCAAGTAGTCCTCTAAAATGGAAAAGCAGTTAATGTGTTTGGTTCTGGCATGCCATCAGTCAGAATCTGTTTGCAAGTTGGTGGCCTATTTAGGTTGTTACCAGCTCTTCCAGTAGCTGCAAATCTCCTTGCAGGTGTtgagctggaagcagctggaaggaaaagatCAGAGCTTTTGAATAAATGGAGTACTTGAATATGGTTAGCTTGCAGACCTTGCAAACAAGTGCATGCAGCTGGGGAGCTACATCAGCTTGGAAATAATCTTTGCTATTGAGTTCAAAGAGCTGTGTCTCAGTGGGGTCATATCAAAGAAGAACATAAATTTCAGTGAAGGGAGGAGGAACCCTCTGGCATGCAGTTTTCTAAGCTCTTCTGGAGTGCTGCATTTGTAATGAGCAGCTCTGAAGCACCCACTGAGTGACTCTAAGAGTCCCACTGGACGAGTAGGTAGGTTACCACAGCAGTACCTAATGCTTTgtagtattttttatttgcagttcAAATGTACATTTTTCATGTCCTACAGTAACTATAAGTTAAGTAAGATTGTACGTATGGTATCTGTTGCAATTGTTGTACTAAGGttggctttgattttttttctccccattaaTAGATGATTTGGAGAATAGGAAGTGAAATTTTGTGGCATCATTCTCAAAGCAGTATGAAAGAGTTCAACTGTTTCATGGAACAGATGAAAACTTTAGGAGTAAAAAGGTACTTGAAGGTGAGTGTACTTAAAGCAGCCCTGATGATTTTTCACATTTACCTGAACACTTACTTGAATATTAAATTCCAAATCTCTTTTGCAATGTACTACTGACATAGGgtcaaaaaaccctcaaactcAACATTTGAATTACCAATTGGATGATATTTGAAGGTCATTTTTTACCTAACCTTATCTCATTTGAGCTGTATATTTGATCACGGATGCATGTTCTCAGTCCTTAGAAGTGCTTAAAAACCCTTTAATTAAgcttttaatttgaatttgGAACAGTCAAATTAATTTTCGTGCATGTCCCAATGACATGTAAATAGAAGTAATTACCTGCCAAGTTTTATTTCCAGTCTTTAATTTGACCACTGTGCTCCTGACTAAACATTTGTACTTAAAATTTAACCTCTCACTTTTCGAGTAGCTAATCTGATTATAAAACTGTATGTTGTGCACACCTGTGTCACACAGCTCTaaggggtttttaatttttttttccagtggtggCTCATTCAAACTTATATTGGTTTGGCTTACTTGGCTGTTTCTCACTTGGGATGGTGCTTCTGTCCTTTATCATGTTCTTACAGGTTTCCAAAAGAAGTTCCATACAAGGGTTTTTGGAGCTAACTGAAGCTTTAGGCTTTTATCTTATGATGCCCAATCAACCTGGCAGGGTGGTGGGACATCCCTCTTTCAGGTGCTCTGAAAACTCAGCAAATGCAGCCCAGCTGGGTTTCCTCAGGTCATTTTTAGATCTTCTGAAATAGGTACAGTGCTCGTTAAAGACTAGCAGGTTTTTGAGACAACACAAATCATTTAAATTCTTTGCCTGTGTTGGCAATATTTTTTATGCATGTCGGTCTCCTCTTTTTCTGCACATGTGTGCAGAACTTTGCTGTATTGCTGAGAATCTCTGCATTTGAGTGTGAAATGCTGTGGTTTGGACTGTTTGGGTTGCAGGTCTGCTTGGAACATGTCTTTCATCTCCTCTGTAATGGGCAAATAGATGAAGCCTACCAGAACCTGTCCCTGGCAGAAAGCTGGAGGTTTGGAGAGCAAACAGCCATTCAGGATAAGGAAATGAAGCTGATTCAGGCTTACAGAGGACTCTTGGACTACTACAGCTGGTCTAAGCAGAAGAACATCCTGTTAGAGCATGGTGAGTGTTTTTGGATTGGGCTGCAGCTTCAGCTTGCTCATGCAGATGCTGTGGTTTGCAATGACACCTTTCCCTTCACCAAACTTGTGTGTGGTGGTGTGGCTGGTACAGAATTCTGTATCAGCAGGGATGGTGGCACCAAAAGAGCACTCTCTGAAGTTCCCTGAAATGCTCTTCCGAAACTCTTTCTCCCTGTGTCCAGCCAGCATCACCTAAAATAATGATCTAAGGAGTGCATTCCCTTAAAGCAGTGGCTTAACAGGTGTGCGAGTGTTTGATTGCTGCTGGAATGTTGAGTGATAGCAAAGCCCTCAAGACTTGtgtttgaatttcagtttgCTTAAAGATGTGGAAGTTGCTACATGTGTCACATGTGGTTCTGTATATACCTACTGGCAGTGTTTTATCACTTACACTAgatcttctgtttctctgagaACCAGATGTTGAATTTGGGTTATGGACCTTGTGCTGGTAGCATCTTCTCTTGGAGTACAACTCATTGTGCTCCATAAGTTGAAATTGATTACTAATATGAATGAGGAACAGTGCAAATTTCTTGTTTCAATACTGAGGAGTCTTTTCTTAAGAGCTCTCTGGCTGGAGTCCTTGCTTAGCAAAATGTGATCATCCCTTAGGTGCAGCACTTCACGATCCCTGTGCTTGGCAGAGTTAATAACTTTGTGACCTTCCTTTGTGTTTTGGTAGGTGAGGATGGATTTTCAGACTTGGCTGTTGAGCAGGAAATGCATGGTTACTTTCGGAAGGCAGCGGTGAACTTGAAGGAGATTATTAAAATACCTGGAGTCTGGGACATCTTTGTGAAATGCTATGTGGATGTAAGGGCATGTTTTACAGATGGCTTCCTTTTGTGTTTCCCTGTCTAATTTTCATTAAGATGCCCATATGCagtttattttcactgtgtgaGTGGAAACAAAGTATTTCAAAAGCAACACATTTGTATGTCTGAGTCACTGGCTTTGACATAGAGCCCAGTGTACTCCTGGTAGAGCTGCAGAGCCTGAGCAGAGTACAAAAAGAACTTTTATCTGTGCATtgtcaagaaaaagaaaaagaaatagacaAACAGCTTacatgttttgtttctgtggtgctgcagaAATTGGAGCATAGCTGCTTTAGTTTAAATTCCTGAAAACACTTTCTCTGAATTTTGGCAGGGTAATTTTCGCTGGATACATGGAATGTTAGAGATGCCAAATATGCAGCCCCTCTGTGATTTGGTTTGGGTTATTTAAATATCTGGTTAGGAATTGTAATTaagaattaataattttaaagagaTCTTTTACTTTTTGTAAACACTGATAAACTCTGACTGTTCTAAGCATGTCTTAAGAATTTTCCTCGGTGCTGGCATCTGCCAAGTTCTGTCTTTAGAGATATGGCAGGTGCCTTCAGCATCTCTTTCCAGTGAGCAAGTGATGGTAATCCTTTGACAAGTAAGTGTTAAGGCATTTTCTCCCAGAGTCGCTTCTGTGTGTGAATTCTTGTCTCTCTGTGCAGAGGGCAGCCAGTAAAATTAGGACAGATGTGTATGTGATTATCTAATATGCATTACCTTGTATGCTCTTTGATACAGACTGTGCTATTGGCTGGCTCTGTGGCGGTCCAAAATTAGTTGTAAGAGCTTGGTTGCCTGTATCTGATGAACTAATGACAGACTTAACTTGCAGTTGTTGGAGTTCTATGGAGACCACGACGAGGCCCGCCAAGTGTTGAATGAATATGCCTACAACTCCAAGTTCCCTGCTAACCCCAATGCTCATGTCTACCTCTGTCAGTTCCTCAAGAGGCAGGGTGAATCAAAGAAATCCCTCATATCTGCACTGAAGGTAGGTACCCTTAGAGATGTAGTCTGTGTCACTCATGTGGTGGTCTGACAGCTTGCTTGAGCTCTGTAACATTACCTATGCTGTTGTATTCTTTGTGGGAAGTAGAGGGTTAGAGGGAAGTTAGTGGGAGGGAGCAGAATCCTTTACTGTCCTTGAATTCCAGTTCTTGTTTTGCCTTTAACTGGTACATCATATCACTTGAAGTCAGTAAGCAAGCTCAGAAGACATATTCACATGATTCCAGGAGTCTGTATCAGCAGTCTTGTGCATGGCGTCCATTGATTTCTCTTACAGTTTGATCTTTACGATATTGTACAAATCATTAACTGCCTGCTCTTTCACATATTGATCCTGTCTGGCAATtaggttgtgggttttttttttttttttttccaatgaacTGTGCATCAAAGCTAGAAGTTAATGTCTGCTGGTCGTTGGCAGACCAGACcttgttgattttttaaattcctgctTTCCTTGCCCTTGGTACTGCTTGCAAACCATGTTTTGCCACTTGATGGCACTAATGTGCTTTTTTTAGCACAagtgtttaaaaacagatttgtaaggctgttttgtttggtttagacTTTGAAACTGTAGCAGATTTGTGTGAAGTCCTGGGTGGATTTTATCAGTGGCTTTGGTCATGAGTCTCTTACAAAACAGAGATAAATCATAGAAATGGTTTAATAAGTCCAGAAACTGATCCAATCCAGAGCAGTGGACAGGGGACCTAGAACTGTCGTAGGGAGAAAATGACGTTGCCTTCACAAAAGGGGACACTGGATATGGATTTGGGCTGCGCCTCCAGAATGTTGTATTTGCCACATGCAGTGTTCATCAGCAGCCATCAAGGTATTTATCCATGGTGTCACAGATGTGCAAAATGGACCTAGAGATCCATTCTTTATATCAAGGCACCAAAGTGCTTAATTTTCTGAACTAAAAGGACCCGAAGCTCTGAAGCCTGTGCTTTTCTTGGTCAGGCAGAAGTCTTCAAAAgctttctcattaaaataacctatctgggttttgggtttttttatttttcagatcttGCATGATATTGTTCCTTCACATGAACTAATGATAGATTTTAATACCATGCTTCAAAAATCAAGTAAGTCTTTACCTTTGTTCATTTCATATATGCTAATTTCAGAAAACTATTCCAGATTATCCTACAgccttctttctgcttttgaaagtagttttgtttcttaagaAATAATCCCCAAAAACCAACTAAAATCCCAATTTCCCATCACCATAACCTCTTAGTTGGATGTATGAGCAGTCATTTACAAACTTGTGTAAACAAATGCCTTTCTCATTTGAAAGGCTGAGCAAAGCAAACCATGGTAAGGCACAGGCAGGATctcaaaaataactttttttagGCACCCTACTCCGAATTCC contains:
- the TAF1A gene encoding TATA box-binding protein-associated factor RNA polymerase I subunit A gives rise to the protein MDSFLEEEDEEAAGKRKRRRSPAAQAVLQPPLHLPFLSPQPVSSNEHKLSFKKSKEACLSYIQDALLQRQWKRAAEFLTCYIESLEKDYSREHVGPSEMIWRIGSEILWHHSQSSMKEFNCFMEQMKTLGVKRYLKVCLEHVFHLLCNGQIDEAYQNLSLAESWRFGEQTAIQDKEMKLIQAYRGLLDYYSWSKQKNILLEHGEDGFSDLAVEQEMHGYFRKAAVNLKEIIKIPGVWDIFVKCYVDLLEFYGDHDEARQVLNEYAYNSKFPANPNAHVYLCQFLKRQGESKKSLISALKILHDIVPSHELMIDFNTMLQKSKKRKKRRLGLEVIFAALDYAGWKENAKAWSCLARQVKQIVISEKHLDWIKQEWNSRKDWWPAFHFSRYLAKRNWQENKSLSYEKALVAGILLGKGCKYFKYVSHQGCKAQLKRFRMLKKFVNRHNPVYLRISGPPDSSVQP